From the genome of Cedecea lapagei, one region includes:
- the ubiT gene encoding ubiquinone anaerobic biosynthesis accessory factor UbiT, which produces MFDKLRSRLVQAGPSLLRVPVRLTPFAVKRQVLEQVLGWQFRQALQDGELDFLEGRWLSIEVRDLGLKWFTSVEDNKLLVCDDAPADVSFSAEANDLLLVAARKQDPDTLFFQRRLVIEGDTELGLYVKNLMDAIELDAMPKPLRILLLQLADFVEAGLKHNAAPEGNSIGEPC; this is translated from the coding sequence GTGTTCGATAAACTGCGTTCTCGCCTGGTTCAGGCCGGCCCTTCTTTACTGCGGGTTCCGGTGAGGTTAACCCCCTTTGCCGTTAAGCGTCAGGTTCTGGAGCAGGTGCTTGGCTGGCAGTTCCGCCAGGCGCTGCAGGACGGAGAGCTGGACTTTCTGGAAGGCCGCTGGCTAAGTATTGAAGTCCGTGACCTTGGGCTGAAGTGGTTTACTTCCGTTGAGGACAATAAGCTGCTGGTGTGCGACGATGCGCCAGCGGATGTGAGCTTTAGCGCTGAGGCCAACGATCTGTTGCTGGTAGCCGCTCGCAAGCAGGATCCGGATACCTTATTTTTCCAGCGTCGTCTGGTGATTGAAGGCGATACGGAACTCGGGTTATATGTGAAGAATCTAATGGATGCCATTGAGCTGGATGCGATGCCGAAACCGCTACGCATTCTGCTATTACAGCTGGCTGATTTTGTTGAGGCGGGTTTGAAACATAACGCCGCCCCTGAAGGTAATTCGATAGGTGAGCCATGTTAA
- the nrdD gene encoding anaerobic ribonucleoside-triphosphate reductase translates to MTPHVMKRDGCRVPFTSERIREAILRAAKAAGVDDADYCATVADIVTQQMAGRSQVDIGEIQTAVENQLMAGNYKQLARAYIEYRHDRDIEREKRGRLNQEIRGLVEQTNSALLNENANKDSKVIPTQRDLLAGIVAKHYARQHLLPRDVVLAHERGDIHYHDLDYSPFFPMFNCMLIDLKGMLTHGFKMGNAEIEPPKSISTATAVTAQIIAQVASHIYGGTTINRIDEVLAPFVAESFKKHRKIAEEWQIPDADNYARSRTEKECYDAFQSLEYEVNTLHTANGQTPFVTFGFGLGTSWESRLIQTSILRNRIAGLGKNRKTAVFPKLVFAIRDGLNHKFGDANYDIKQLALECASKRMYPDILNYDQVVKVTGSFKTPMGCRSFLGVYEENGEQIHDGRNNLGVISLNLPRVALEAKGDEATFWKLLDNRLLLARKALMTRIARLEGVKARVAPILYMEGACGVRLKADDDVSEIFKNGRASISLGYIGIHETVNALFGNQHVYDSEALREKAVAIVARLREATDSWKEETGYGFSLYSTPSENLCDRFCRLDTAEFGVVPGVTDKGYYTNSFHLDVEKKVNPYDKIDFEAPYPPMANGGFICYGEYPNIQHNLRALEDVWDYSYKHVPYYGTNTPIDECYECGYTGEFECTSKGFTCPKCGNHDAARVSVTRRVCGYLGSPDARPFNAGKQEEVKRRVKHLGNGQIG, encoded by the coding sequence ATGACACCGCATGTGATGAAAAGAGACGGGTGCAGAGTACCTTTCACTTCAGAGCGCATCAGAGAAGCTATTCTGCGTGCAGCTAAAGCAGCGGGAGTCGATGACGCGGACTATTGTGCCACCGTCGCAGATATCGTCACTCAGCAGATGGCGGGACGCAGCCAGGTAGACATCGGCGAGATCCAAACCGCGGTGGAAAACCAGCTCATGGCCGGCAACTACAAGCAGCTGGCGCGCGCCTACATTGAGTACCGCCACGACCGCGATATTGAGCGCGAGAAGCGTGGCCGCCTGAACCAGGAAATTCGCGGCCTGGTTGAGCAAACTAACTCCGCCCTGCTAAACGAGAACGCCAACAAAGACAGCAAGGTGATCCCCACCCAGCGCGACCTGCTGGCCGGGATTGTCGCCAAGCACTATGCCAGGCAGCATCTGCTGCCGCGTGACGTGGTCCTTGCGCATGAACGCGGTGATATCCACTATCACGACCTTGATTACTCTCCGTTCTTCCCGATGTTTAACTGCATGCTTATCGATCTGAAAGGCATGCTGACCCACGGTTTTAAAATGGGTAACGCCGAGATTGAGCCGCCGAAGTCTATCTCCACGGCAACCGCCGTCACGGCACAGATTATCGCTCAGGTTGCCAGCCATATATACGGCGGCACCACCATCAACCGCATCGACGAAGTGCTGGCGCCGTTTGTCGCCGAGAGCTTTAAAAAACACCGCAAAATCGCCGAGGAGTGGCAAATCCCGGATGCAGATAACTACGCCCGCTCCCGCACCGAGAAGGAGTGCTACGACGCTTTCCAGTCCCTTGAATATGAAGTCAATACTCTGCATACCGCCAACGGGCAAACGCCGTTCGTAACCTTTGGTTTTGGCCTCGGCACCAGCTGGGAGTCTCGCCTTATCCAGACGTCTATTCTGCGTAACCGCATCGCCGGGCTGGGGAAAAACCGCAAAACCGCGGTGTTCCCTAAGCTGGTCTTTGCTATCCGTGACGGCCTCAACCACAAGTTTGGCGACGCCAACTACGACATCAAACAGCTGGCGCTGGAGTGTGCCTCTAAACGCATGTACCCGGATATTCTTAACTACGACCAGGTAGTGAAAGTGACCGGCTCGTTTAAAACGCCGATGGGCTGCCGCAGCTTCCTTGGCGTGTACGAAGAAAATGGCGAGCAGATCCACGACGGGCGCAACAACCTCGGCGTAATAAGCCTGAACCTGCCGCGCGTCGCGCTGGAAGCTAAAGGGGATGAGGCCACCTTCTGGAAACTGCTGGATAACCGCTTGCTGCTGGCGCGTAAGGCGCTGATGACCCGTATTGCCCGTCTGGAGGGCGTCAAAGCTCGCGTTGCCCCAATCCTCTATATGGAAGGTGCCTGCGGCGTGCGCCTGAAGGCCGACGACGACGTTTCTGAGATCTTTAAAAACGGCCGGGCTTCAATTTCTCTGGGCTATATCGGCATTCATGAGACGGTCAATGCCCTGTTCGGCAACCAGCACGTCTATGACAGCGAAGCGCTGCGTGAGAAAGCGGTGGCTATCGTTGCCCGCCTGCGGGAAGCCACCGACAGCTGGAAGGAAGAAACTGGCTACGGCTTTAGCCTCTACAGCACCCCGAGCGAAAACCTGTGCGACCGTTTCTGCCGCCTCGATACCGCAGAATTCGGCGTTGTACCCGGCGTGACCGACAAGGGTTACTACACCAACAGTTTCCATCTCGACGTGGAGAAGAAGGTTAATCCTTACGACAAAATCGACTTCGAGGCGCCGTACCCGCCGATGGCTAACGGCGGCTTCATTTGCTACGGCGAATACCCGAACATCCAGCATAACCTGCGGGCGCTGGAAGACGTGTGGGATTACAGCTACAAGCATGTGCCCTACTACGGCACCAACACGCCTATCGATGAATGCTACGAGTGCGGCTATACCGGCGAGTTCGAATGCACCAGCAAGGGCTTTACCTGCCCGAAATGCGGCAATCACGACGCCGCTCGCGTGTCGGTTACCCGTCGCGTATGCGGTTACCTCGGCAGCCCGGATGCTCGCCCGTTCAACGCCGGCAAGCAGGAAGAGGTGAAGCGTCGCGTTAAGCACCTGGGTAACGGGCAGATCGGTTAA
- a CDS encoding NAD(P)H-dependent oxidoreductase, which produces MKTLIVVIHPNIDESKINKRWISEVEKHPELYTVHNLYQSYKDGIIDVEKEQRLIEQHDKIILQFPLYWFNSPPLLKQWLDEVFTYGWAYGSSSGHKLRGRKFALAVSAGIKEEDFSRSGRYHHSLQEILLPFEMTAKYVEADYQPFYAFYGAEYEVSPQQLENSAKGYISYLQSF; this is translated from the coding sequence ATGAAAACATTAATTGTCGTTATTCACCCCAATATCGATGAGTCAAAAATCAATAAGCGCTGGATAAGTGAAGTAGAAAAACATCCGGAGTTATACACCGTACACAATCTTTATCAGTCTTATAAAGATGGCATTATTGATGTTGAAAAAGAACAGAGGCTCATTGAGCAGCATGATAAAATTATTCTTCAATTTCCGCTGTACTGGTTTAATAGCCCACCTTTGTTGAAGCAGTGGCTGGATGAAGTCTTCACCTATGGCTGGGCATATGGCTCTTCCAGCGGGCATAAGCTCAGAGGCCGTAAGTTCGCGCTGGCGGTAAGTGCCGGGATTAAGGAAGAAGATTTCTCACGTAGTGGGCGTTACCATCATTCGCTTCAGGAAATACTCCTGCCCTTTGAAATGACGGCGAAATATGTAGAAGCGGATTATCAGCCGTTCTATGCTTTTTACGGCGCAGAATATGAAGTCTCACCACAACAGCTTGAAAACAGCGCTAAGGGATATATTAGTTACCTGCAGTCCTTTTAA
- a CDS encoding LysR family transcriptional regulator codes for MMLSADVHRLIPAFLAAADCQSFSAAARQLGITPAAVSKNVRQLEQRLGIALFVRNTHYVVLTEEGTALCEQVAPLWQALNQALVTPGAEPSGLLRVSVIPGFGRHCLMPILAEFQLRYPLIRFELSMEARSVNLVGERIDVAIGHRTVRDNRVVARELYKSKMIMAASPAYLAQHGTPQKLEDLAEHRCLVHRNSGTGRLQQWMDNGALFDEPSCWFITTSPDSLVDAALAGMGIIYLADWYLTRPIAGGKLQVILQDVATEPQQLWVKYAGGKIPPKTRVFVDYLYEKLIE; via the coding sequence ATGATGCTTTCTGCGGACGTTCATCGGCTCATTCCGGCTTTTCTTGCGGCGGCAGACTGCCAGAGTTTTTCTGCCGCCGCGCGCCAGCTGGGCATAACGCCCGCTGCGGTGAGTAAAAACGTACGCCAGCTTGAGCAGCGGCTCGGCATAGCGCTTTTTGTCCGCAACACGCACTATGTGGTGCTCACCGAAGAAGGCACGGCGCTCTGCGAGCAGGTAGCGCCGCTTTGGCAGGCGCTTAATCAGGCCCTGGTAACCCCTGGAGCGGAACCTTCCGGCCTGCTGCGCGTCAGCGTGATCCCCGGTTTTGGCCGCCATTGCTTAATGCCGATCCTCGCCGAGTTTCAGCTGCGCTACCCGCTGATTCGCTTTGAGCTGTCGATGGAGGCCCGCAGCGTTAACCTGGTGGGTGAGCGCATCGATGTCGCCATTGGTCACCGCACGGTGCGCGATAACCGCGTGGTGGCGCGCGAACTGTATAAATCAAAGATGATTATGGCCGCCTCGCCGGCCTATTTAGCTCAGCACGGCACACCGCAAAAGCTGGAAGATCTCGCGGAGCATCGCTGCCTCGTACACCGCAACTCAGGAACCGGGCGTTTGCAGCAGTGGATGGATAACGGCGCGCTGTTTGACGAACCCTCCTGCTGGTTTATCACCACCTCGCCGGATTCGCTGGTGGATGCGGCGCTGGCGGGCATGGGGATTATTTATCTTGCCGACTGGTATCTCACCCGGCCGATTGCCGGAGGGAAGCTGCAGGTCATTTTGCAGGATGTTGCCACCGAGCCCCAGCAGCTCTGGGTGAAATATGCCGGCGGGAAAATCCCGCCAAAAACCCGGGTTTTTGTTGATTATTTATACGAAAAATTAATCGAATAA
- a CDS encoding YhbP family protein, translated as MESLNAISRWLTKQHVLSYCVGGGDTLWCANAFYIFDAERVSFYLLSETTSRHGELIGEQAPVAGTINGQPKTVALIRGVQFRGLIRLLAEEEVADYRSRYLKRFPVAKVMSAPMWEIRLEELKMTDNTLGFGKKLHWLRKD; from the coding sequence ATGGAATCACTCAATGCCATCAGCCGCTGGCTGACAAAACAACATGTGCTGAGCTACTGCGTGGGAGGTGGGGACACGCTGTGGTGCGCAAACGCTTTTTATATCTTTGACGCGGAGCGTGTGTCCTTTTATTTACTCAGCGAAACCACGTCCCGCCACGGCGAGCTGATTGGCGAGCAGGCGCCGGTTGCCGGTACGATAAACGGCCAGCCCAAAACCGTGGCGCTGATTCGGGGCGTCCAGTTTCGCGGGCTGATTCGCCTGCTGGCCGAAGAAGAGGTGGCCGATTACCGTAGCCGTTATTTAAAACGCTTCCCGGTAGCCAAGGTGATGTCGGCCCCGATGTGGGAAATCCGGCTCGAGGAGCTGAAAATGACCGACAACACGCTGGGTTTTGGGAAGAAACTTCACTGGCTGCGTAAGGACTAA
- a CDS encoding type 1 glutamine amidotransferase domain-containing protein: MSKKIAVLITDEFEDSEFTSPAEAYRKAGHEVITIEKQAGKTVTGKQGEAKVKIDKGIDDVRPADFDALLLPGGHSPDALRGDDRFVTFTREFVHSGKPVFAICHGPQLLISAEVIRGRKLTAVKPIVIDVKNAGADFYDREVVVDGHQLVTSRTPDDLPAFNRESLILLGN; the protein is encoded by the coding sequence ATGAGCAAGAAAATTGCAGTTCTGATTACCGATGAGTTTGAGGACTCAGAATTCACCTCCCCCGCCGAGGCGTATCGCAAAGCGGGCCATGAGGTGATCACTATCGAGAAGCAGGCCGGAAAAACGGTGACCGGCAAACAGGGTGAAGCGAAAGTGAAGATAGATAAGGGCATCGACGACGTCCGCCCTGCTGACTTTGATGCTCTCCTGCTGCCAGGCGGCCACTCACCGGATGCCCTGCGGGGTGATGACCGGTTCGTCACCTTCACCCGCGAATTTGTGCATTCAGGTAAACCGGTCTTTGCCATCTGCCATGGCCCACAGCTGCTGATCAGCGCGGAGGTGATACGCGGCAGAAAGCTGACTGCGGTAAAACCTATCGTCATTGACGTGAAGAATGCGGGCGCGGATTTTTACGATCGCGAAGTGGTGGTCGACGGGCATCAGCTGGTGACCAGCAGAACGCCCGACGATCTTCCGGCGTTTAACCGTGAATCCCTGATCCTGCTGGGCAATTAG
- a CDS encoding luciferase-like monooxygenase, which yields MTDKNIAFSVLDLAPIPQGSSAQEAFSHSLDLARLAEKRGYHRYWLAEHHNMVGIASAATSVLIGYLAANTTTLHLGSGGVMLPNHSPLVIAEQFGTLNALYPGRIDLGLGRAPGSDQPTMRALRRHMSGDVDNFPRDVAELVDWFDARDPNPHVRPVPGYGEKVPVWLLGSSLYSAQLAAQLGLPFAFASHFAPDMLYRALQLYRENFKPSERLAKPYAMVCINIIAADSNRDAEFLFTSMQQAFVRLRRGETGQLPPPVENMHQLWSASEQYGVQQALSMSLVGDKTKVRHGLESILRETEADEIMVNGQIFDHQARLHSFDLAMQVKEELLG from the coding sequence ATGACTGACAAAAATATTGCTTTTTCGGTGCTCGATCTTGCGCCGATCCCTCAAGGCTCCTCGGCGCAGGAGGCTTTTTCTCACTCTCTGGATCTTGCCCGGCTGGCAGAAAAGCGCGGCTACCACCGCTACTGGCTGGCGGAGCACCACAATATGGTCGGTATCGCCAGCGCGGCCACGTCGGTGCTGATTGGTTACCTGGCCGCAAATACCACCACGCTGCATCTAGGCTCCGGCGGCGTGATGCTGCCAAACCACTCGCCGCTGGTGATTGCCGAGCAGTTTGGCACCCTGAATGCGCTCTATCCGGGACGTATCGATCTTGGACTTGGCCGCGCGCCCGGCAGCGATCAGCCCACTATGCGGGCGCTAAGGCGCCATATGAGCGGCGACGTTGATAACTTCCCCCGGGACGTTGCGGAGCTGGTTGACTGGTTCGATGCCCGCGACCCAAATCCGCACGTTCGCCCCGTGCCAGGCTACGGGGAAAAGGTCCCGGTGTGGCTGCTAGGCTCCAGCCTGTATAGCGCCCAGCTGGCGGCGCAGCTGGGATTGCCGTTTGCTTTTGCCTCGCACTTTGCGCCTGACATGCTGTACCGCGCCCTGCAGCTTTACCGCGAGAACTTCAAGCCGTCCGAGCGGCTGGCAAAACCCTACGCGATGGTGTGCATCAATATCATCGCGGCGGACAGCAACCGCGATGCCGAATTCCTGTTTACTTCCATGCAGCAGGCGTTTGTTCGCCTGCGCCGCGGAGAAACCGGACAACTTCCGCCGCCGGTGGAAAATATGCATCAGCTCTGGTCAGCCTCAGAACAGTACGGCGTGCAGCAGGCGCTGAGCATGTCTCTGGTAGGGGATAAAACGAAGGTGCGTCACGGCCTTGAGTCTATACTGCGCGAAACTGAAGCGGATGAAATTATGGTTAACGGCCAGATTTTCGATCACCAGGCGCGCTTACATTCGTTCGATTTGGCAATGCAGGTGAAAGAAGAGCTTTTGGGTTAG
- a CDS encoding GIY-YIG nuclease family protein, with protein MTSWYLYLIRCTDNRLYTGITTDVNRRFAEHQAGKGAKALRGKGELVLAFSQIVGDRSLALRAEYRIKRLSKAEKERLVERKVPLEDLLTSLQGENVKRG; from the coding sequence ATGACTTCCTGGTACCTCTATTTAATACGCTGCACCGATAACCGCCTGTATACCGGGATTACCACCGACGTCAATCGTCGCTTTGCCGAGCACCAGGCCGGGAAAGGGGCGAAGGCGCTGCGCGGAAAAGGAGAGCTGGTTTTGGCGTTTAGTCAGATCGTCGGCGACAGGTCTCTGGCGCTGCGCGCTGAATACAGAATTAAACGGCTGAGCAAGGCAGAGAAAGAGCGGCTGGTGGAGAGGAAGGTTCCCCTTGAAGACCTGCTGACAAGCCTTCAGGGGGAAAACGTTAAACGTGGTTGA
- a CDS encoding winged helix-turn-helix transcriptional regulator, which yields MSEEHAPDSCAFMGDTGFAYTLSLVNGKYKMIILYALAEHKPVIRFNELKRCIETISFRTLSLTLKELESDGLIIRNEYPQIPPKVEYSLSERGKSLIPVLDMMCEWGNVHRDDVLK from the coding sequence ATGAGCGAAGAACACGCGCCGGATTCCTGCGCATTTATGGGCGATACGGGCTTTGCCTATACGCTGTCGCTGGTGAATGGCAAATACAAAATGATCATTCTATATGCCCTGGCCGAGCATAAACCGGTGATCCGCTTTAACGAGCTCAAGCGTTGCATCGAAACCATTTCATTCAGGACGCTGAGCCTGACGCTGAAAGAGCTGGAGAGCGACGGGCTGATTATCCGAAACGAGTATCCGCAAATTCCACCCAAGGTAGAGTACAGCCTTTCTGAACGCGGTAAGTCGCTGATCCCGGTGCTGGATATGATGTGTGAATGGGGAAACGTCCATCGCGATGATGTGCTGAAGTAA
- a CDS encoding permease, whose amino-acid sequence MAVSSSFPRGAQRFPWWKPALFLLVAIVGLWYVKWQPYYGKAFTAAETHSIGKSILAQADANPLKAALDYAMVYFLAVWKAAVLGVILGSLVQVLIPRDWLLRTLGQPRFRGTLFGTLFSLPGMMCTCCAAPVTAGMRRQSVSMGGALAFWMGNPLLNPATLVFMGFVLGWQFALVRLVAGFATVLGVALLVQRWVKDEPQSLEPLPAVSDTAEEGAFLSRWAKALWQLFWSTIPVYILAVLALGAARVWLFPHADGAVGDTLFWVVAMAVVGCLFVIPTAAEIPIVQTMMLAGMGTAPALALLITLPAVSLPSLIMLHKAFPAKALWLTGGLVALSGVIVGSLALL is encoded by the coding sequence ATGGCTGTTTCTTCCTCTTTCCCCCGCGGGGCGCAACGCTTCCCGTGGTGGAAGCCCGCGCTATTTTTGCTGGTGGCGATCGTCGGGCTCTGGTACGTGAAGTGGCAGCCGTATTACGGCAAAGCATTCACCGCCGCGGAAACCCACAGCATCGGGAAATCTATTCTCGCCCAGGCGGACGCTAACCCGCTTAAAGCCGCGCTGGATTATGCGATGGTCTATTTCCTCGCGGTCTGGAAAGCGGCGGTGCTGGGCGTCATCCTCGGCTCCCTGGTGCAGGTGCTTATCCCCCGTGACTGGCTGCTACGTACCCTGGGGCAGCCGCGTTTCAGAGGAACGCTTTTCGGCACGCTGTTTTCCCTTCCCGGCATGATGTGTACCTGCTGCGCTGCGCCGGTGACGGCAGGCATGCGCCGACAGTCCGTCTCCATGGGCGGGGCGCTGGCCTTCTGGATGGGAAATCCGCTGCTGAATCCCGCGACTCTGGTGTTTATGGGGTTTGTGCTGGGCTGGCAGTTTGCATTAGTGAGGCTAGTGGCGGGCTTTGCGACGGTACTCGGTGTGGCTTTGCTGGTGCAGCGCTGGGTTAAAGATGAGCCGCAGAGCCTTGAGCCCTTGCCCGCTGTCAGTGATACGGCAGAGGAGGGGGCTTTCCTGTCTCGCTGGGCAAAAGCGCTGTGGCAGCTGTTCTGGAGCACGATCCCGGTCTACATCCTGGCCGTGCTGGCCCTTGGCGCCGCGCGGGTCTGGCTGTTTCCGCACGCAGATGGCGCGGTAGGTGATACGCTGTTCTGGGTTGTGGCGATGGCCGTTGTGGGCTGCCTGTTTGTGATCCCGACCGCGGCAGAAATACCTATTGTGCAAACCATGATGCTGGCGGGAATGGGCACAGCTCCGGCACTGGCGCTGCTGATTACCCTTCCGGCGGTCAGCCTGCCGTCATTGATTATGCTGCATAAAGCTTTCCCGGCTAAAGCCCTCTGGCTAACCGGCGGGCTGGTGGCGCTAAGCGGTGTGATTGTCGGAAGCCTGGCGCTTCTTTAA
- a CDS encoding GNAT family N-acetyltransferase: MLIRVEIPIDAPGIDTLLRRSFESEGEAELVKALREDGLLTLGLVATDDEGQVIGYVAFSPVAVEGEELQWVGLAPLAVDESVRGKGIARQLVYEGLDSLNEFGYAAVVTLGSPEMYGHFGFQPAARYDLRCSWPNTEAAFQVYPLAEDALSGVSGLVEYSDHFNHV; this comes from the coding sequence ATGTTAATTCGTGTAGAGATCCCCATTGATGCCCCCGGCATCGACACGCTGTTACGCCGTTCCTTTGAAAGCGAGGGTGAAGCGGAGCTGGTGAAAGCGCTGCGGGAAGACGGGCTGTTAACGCTGGGTCTCGTCGCAACCGATGATGAAGGGCAGGTGATTGGCTACGTGGCCTTCAGTCCGGTTGCCGTTGAAGGCGAAGAGCTGCAGTGGGTTGGACTTGCACCGCTGGCGGTGGACGAGTCCGTTCGCGGCAAGGGCATCGCCAGACAGCTGGTCTATGAAGGGCTGGACTCCCTGAATGAGTTTGGCTATGCCGCGGTGGTCACGCTGGGTTCGCCGGAGATGTACGGTCATTTCGGCTTCCAGCCTGCGGCACGTTACGACCTGCGCTGCAGCTGGCCGAACACCGAAGCGGCGTTCCAGGTTTATCCTCTGGCAGAGGATGCATTAAGCGGCGTAAGCGGCCTGGTTGAGTATTCCGACCACTTCAACCACGTTTAA
- the ubiU gene encoding ubiquinone anaerobic biosynthesis protein UbiU, which yields MELLCPAGNLPALKAAIDNGADAVYIGLKDDTNARHFAGLNFTEKKLQEAVSYVHQRRRKLHIAINTFAHPDGYARWQNAVDMAAQLGADALILADLAMLEYAAGRYPHIERHVSVQASATNEEAIRFYHRNFDVARVVLPRVLSIHQVKQLARVTPVPLEVFAFGSLCIMAEGRCYLSSYLTGESPNTVGACSPARFVRWQQTPQGLESRLNDVLIDRYKDGENAGYPTLCKGRYLVDDRPYHALEEPTSLNTLELLPELLAANIASVKIEGRQRSPAYVTQVAKVWRQAIDHCMADPKNYQPQPAWMETLGSMAEGTQTTLGAYHRKWQ from the coding sequence ATGGAGTTGCTTTGCCCGGCCGGAAATCTTCCGGCGTTGAAAGCGGCCATCGATAACGGTGCAGATGCGGTGTACATCGGCCTGAAGGATGATACCAACGCCCGCCATTTTGCAGGGCTTAACTTCACCGAGAAAAAGCTGCAGGAAGCCGTCAGCTACGTGCATCAGCGCCGTCGTAAGCTGCATATCGCCATCAATACCTTCGCCCACCCGGACGGTTACGCACGCTGGCAAAACGCAGTTGATATGGCCGCGCAGCTGGGTGCCGATGCGCTGATCCTGGCAGATTTAGCCATGCTGGAATATGCCGCCGGGCGCTATCCACATATCGAACGCCACGTGTCGGTTCAGGCCTCCGCCACCAACGAGGAAGCCATCCGCTTTTATCATCGCAATTTTGACGTTGCCCGTGTCGTACTGCCGCGCGTGCTTTCTATCCATCAGGTCAAACAGCTCGCTCGCGTCACGCCGGTGCCGCTGGAAGTCTTTGCCTTCGGCAGCCTGTGCATCATGGCTGAAGGACGCTGCTACCTCTCCTCCTACCTCACCGGTGAGTCGCCGAATACCGTAGGTGCCTGCTCGCCTGCCCGCTTTGTACGTTGGCAACAAACGCCGCAGGGGCTGGAGTCTCGCCTGAACGACGTGCTGATCGACCGTTATAAAGACGGCGAAAATGCCGGCTATCCCACACTCTGCAAAGGACGTTACCTGGTTGACGATCGGCCTTATCACGCGCTTGAAGAGCCCACCAGCCTTAACACGCTTGAGCTGCTCCCGGAGCTGCTGGCCGCAAACATCGCCTCGGTGAAAATCGAAGGTCGCCAGCGCAGCCCGGCTTACGTTACCCAGGTGGCAAAGGTCTGGCGCCAGGCCATCGACCACTGCATGGCCGACCCTAAAAACTACCAGCCACAGCCCGCCTGGATGGAAACGCTGGGATCCATGGCCGAAGGTACCCAAACCACGCTCGGCGCCTATCACCGCAAATGGCAGTAG
- the nrdG gene encoding anaerobic ribonucleoside-triphosphate reductase-activating protein, translated as MNYHQYYPVDIVNGPGTRCTLFVSGCVHECPGCYNKSTWRVNSGMPFTEEMADRIITDLNDTRVKRQGISLSGGDPLHPQNVPEILKLVKRVRAECHGKDIWVWTGYKIDELDAAQREVVELINVLVDGKFVQDLKDPALIWRGSSNQVVHHLR; from the coding sequence ATGAATTATCATCAATACTACCCCGTCGATATCGTCAACGGCCCCGGCACTCGCTGCACGCTGTTTGTCTCAGGCTGCGTGCATGAATGCCCCGGCTGCTACAACAAAAGCACCTGGCGCGTAAACTCAGGGATGCCGTTCACCGAAGAGATGGCAGACCGCATTATTACCGACCTGAACGATACGCGCGTTAAGCGACAGGGCATTTCGCTTTCGGGCGGCGACCCGCTGCATCCACAAAACGTGCCGGAGATCCTTAAGCTGGTGAAGCGCGTGCGCGCCGAATGCCACGGCAAGGATATCTGGGTATGGACCGGGTATAAGATTGATGAGCTCGACGCCGCTCAGCGAGAGGTGGTTGAGTTAATCAACGTGCTGGTAGACGGCAAGTTTGTCCAGGATCTGAAAGACCCGGCGCTTATCTGGCGCGGCAGCAGCAACCAGGTCGTACATCACCTGCGTTAA
- a CDS encoding NAD(P)H-binding protein: protein MSRILITGASGLVGGHLLRLLNQDPRVSAIAAPTRRSLPVTLDKVVNPHDPQLSDALAQVTEPVDIVFCCLGTTLRDAGSKEAFILVDYTLVVDTALAGLRLGAKQMLVVSALGANSKSPFFYNRVKGEMEDALIAQGWPRLTLARPSMLLGDRHARRLNEVLMAPIFKMLPGKLKAIESLDVAKAMLSEAFNPSQGGVRILDSGQLRDIAARASTI from the coding sequence ATGAGTCGAATCTTAATTACCGGAGCCTCGGGGCTGGTTGGCGGCCACTTACTCCGTCTGCTTAACCAGGACCCTCGCGTCAGCGCCATTGCTGCGCCTACTCGTCGTTCACTGCCGGTGACTCTGGATAAGGTGGTTAACCCCCACGATCCGCAGCTTTCCGATGCGCTTGCCCAGGTCACTGAGCCCGTCGATATCGTTTTTTGCTGCCTTGGGACCACCCTTCGCGATGCGGGCAGTAAAGAAGCCTTTATCCTTGTGGATTACACGCTGGTGGTGGACACCGCCCTTGCCGGTCTCCGACTGGGGGCAAAGCAGATGCTGGTGGTAAGCGCGCTGGGGGCCAATAGCAAGTCGCCGTTTTTCTACAACCGCGTTAAGGGCGAAATGGAAGACGCGCTGATTGCCCAGGGCTGGCCACGACTGACTCTGGCTCGCCCCTCTATGCTGCTGGGAGATCGCCATGCTCGTCGATTAAATGAAGTGCTGATGGCTCCCATTTTTAAAATGTTGCCCGGAAAGCTAAAAGCTATTGAGTCGCTGGATGTGGCAAAAGCGATGCTTTCTGAAGCGTTCAACCCTTCACAGGGAGGGGTGAGGATCCTCGACTCCGGCCAGCTGCGTGACATCGCCGCGCGTGCGTCTACAATTTAA